The following DNA comes from Cygnus olor isolate bCygOlo1 chromosome 15, bCygOlo1.pri.v2, whole genome shotgun sequence.
GATATCTTGTGAAACCAAATATAGAGAGGGATGGAAATATTTGAGTGCTGACAGCCGTCTAGGCACTTAGAGGGTGATTTAGGCTGCAAATGGGGATCTACTCATCTTTCTAGTTGAGTTGATTAAAATTCTGCACgcttaatctttttatttaaaaactaaaaaaaaagaaaagaaaacctgacaGATCTCACTCGGAGCCGTCTGCAGAGATGGAGCCAGCTCCCTGTCTGCGTACTGttctctgcagggcagagaaCGGCGATGGCAGCGTGCGCTGGGGATGTGTGCCCTGGAAACGTGGTGTCTGGAGCACGCCTGTGCCACCTGGGGAAGCGCAGCTGCACCACGGCCTGGGCGCTTCTGGGGCTGCTTCCTGCGGTTCGTGCTGGCTGAAAGCAGAGCCGGTCCTAACGCCCGTGCTgggcaggatggggacaggatCAAGGCATTAGGCAACGCGGCCTTGGTGTCTTATGGCTTTGGCAAGCTTTACTTGACAGTCTGAACTCCAAATGTCACGCATGGAGCTGTGTTATGACTTTGGGGGTGAGCTGGCAGACGGTGTCTCTCCCCGCAGTTAGAGAGCACGGTCGTGACCTTCCCCCCTGCTCCCGAGGACTGGGGGTTGTGTTTTGGCTGGTGGTGAATCCTTATTCCTCCCTAAAGCAGATCtaggctgcagctgccagcaggcttAAAAGCGCTGTTCTCCTAGAGCGAGTTTCTGGCAGAAGCCGTCCTCACAAACTAGGTCTTGGTCTGTTTCCCTTGGCTAAAGGAAGCCGTCaatccagaaataaaataagtagACTTCAACTCTCTGGCAGTTTGTCTTGGAAGGGGGTCATCAAACTTCTTCCTTTGTTATTTCCTGGTTATCATTCATTCACGTGCACAGCCTTGGAAGCTAGAAGTCAGAACAGATGtaacaataattaaaagaaagccgagtcttgctttttttttttttttttttcaaaacgCACTTTAACATAATATATCCTGATAGTAGGTAGTTCTTGACTGGGTTCTTGAAAAGCACTAGCTTGGGTTTCTGTGAACTTTTTTTATTCGTGTGAAAACGGTTTCTTCttagcctcttttttttttttcctcccatctAGACTTAGGAGAAACCCCTTCCCTCCTTcaagagaagggagggaaaaagcctcagaagaaggggggggggggaaagccTCATTCTTTTTGAGTGTAAAACTTCACTGTTCTAGAAATGATGATTGAAAAAGATCATAGGCTTGAGGAATGAGCTCTAGACCTTCCTTGGAGGGAATGGAAGATgcttctgctcccctcctgtGTTTGTGCATGGCTTCGGTGCAGGCTTCTCCAggcctgccctccctgcctcccgTAGTCCCCACTTCAGGGTATCTTCGGTTCCAATTCCAAAGTAACCTCAAAGAGCCTCTTGTCGCTTGAAATGCCCTTGATTACAGGGTGACAAGAAGCCAGTAAAACAATTGCAGCACTCGCTGCTTGCTTGAAATGGTTCTCTAAATGCTGCGTGTTGGGCCGATGCTGAGAGGCAGCTCCTGGTGTGATAACCTGCGTGCCCCAGGGCTGAGCATCACTGCCTCTGTCCCCAGAAGTGCATCGACTcgagggaggaggaggtggcggtggctgggcagccagctctgctccggGGCTCGCAGTGGTGGCTGCAGGGACAAACTTCTCCTCCTCGGGCTGTGCCTGTCccggctgccagccctgcacgTGGCCAGGGAGCGAGTCGTGGGTGGCGTTAGGGAAGGTGGGTTTGGGCATGGGGATGAAGGAGGcaacccccccttttttttttttttcaaggggtGGGAAGATGCTGAAAATGCTGTGCCACAGCCCGTGGAGTTGCTGGagttcccagctcccagcagaggGTGACTGGCAGGTGACTTGCCCAGCACCTTCCTGGTCACGTACCAGCACCAAGGCAGCGGCGCTGCCCTGGCTGAGCCCCCCCCAGGGGTGCagctccccgtgtccccagctgctcctgggcactGGGCACATTTCTTGGGCTGGGCTGCGTGCGGCTtacccctgcctcctccctccgGCACCTCCTCGGCCCTTCTGGGTTTTGCAGCTCACGCTGGGGCTGTCGCCTTGAGCTGCGCGTCCTGCAGCAGGACCTCGGGGGTTTGCCAGCGTCGCTCGTCTGGGAGCTCTGTGAGCAGTGACGTTAGCAGCACGGGCCGCCCTTGGTGGGTCCGGTGTGGGTGCCAGGCTGAAGATCTCTGTCCTCCAGAGCTCTCGACCGCTGCAGTCACTCCACTGCTACCTTGCCAGCAACAGGAGGACTGAATGAGACGGGTTctggatggaaaaggaaaaggttttgaaGATGGGTGAGCTGCTGCCATTCAGTGCAGGTGTTCTGCAtaaggggaagagaagaaaactgtttctgcCTCCGTGAATGTGCATCAGTTTtgtggcaggaggagggtgTGCAAAGCACAGCCTTTCTCCTCTGGATACAAAGTCACTGGGGcagttcctcctcctcctctgcagagcctgctaCTTTGAAGTGGTTTGGGGTCTGTTCGGGCCAAACCAAACTGGTGTCTCTTCCAGAGCTGCTTTCTTGTTGGAAACGGGAGTAAAACCTTCCCTAGCAGATTTAAGTTAGTACAGACCTGTTACGTGAATTTTAGGCCTAGCAAATGCACAAATAATGTGACTGGAGAAAGGTTTGTTTAGCCTTTTAGGTTCTGGGTATAGCAGTGGTCTTCCAGGTGCATCTCCCTTTTAGTTTGCCTACCACGTGGCTTACTGACTGcgtgttttcttctctcaggGAATTCTCTTGGTGTACGACATCACAAACCGCTGGTCCTTCGATGGGATAGATCGATGGATAAAGGAAATAGATGAGGTAAGCCGAAGGGAAGAACCTGTGGAGCATACTAGCTTCCTACTGTGCCAGCTGTGTCCCAAAACGCATGTGGAACTGTGGGGGGAGAAACGTGGTGCACGAGGGCAGCAGTCTAACAAAACCCCAGGGAGGTGCCACCTCTGATCTGGGGACAAGCGTGGCTCTGCTGGGGAGAGATGATGGCAGTCCACTATAAGCAGAGGAAGAGTTTAATGTCTGTCCATCAGTATCGGTTCGGTATAAATCTGGAGTAGCAGGAAAGGGCTTGGGAATGGcaagaaagacaggaaagtTCCCTCTAAAGCGGACTGTGGAAGGGATAAATGAGTTGTCTTCAGCGTGTAGTATTGATTGCTCAGCAGTCAGAGCAGCTTCTCTTCCTTTGCCTGTCACTGCTGTTGAAGCTAGGTAGAACGCTGGGTGACAGCTGCCGTGACTAAAGGCAAGCCATGactttcttcacttctttttttctttgttaagcATGCCCCTGGTGTCCCCCGGATCCTGGTGGGGAACAGGCTTCACCTCGCCTTCAAGCGGCAGGTGCCCACGGAGCAGGCCCGGGCCTACGCGGAGAAGAACTGCATGACGTTTTTTTGAGGTTAGCCCCTTGTGCAACTTCAACGTCATAGAGTCCTTCACGGAGCTCTCCCGTATCGTCCTCATGCGGCACGGCATGGAGAAGATCTGGAGACCCAACAGAGGTGAGGAGGGTGCTCTGCGTGAGCAGCTGGAGGGGCTGAAGTGGAGGGGTAGCACTGCCTGGGTGGGAGGCTCATGTGCTTGTCCCCGTGGGATCTGAAAGCACCTGACCTGGTGAAACGCtgaagctgagctgcagcaagctgcctgtgctggtgccAGAGCCCTGCAGTGAGGGATGGGCAGCTCCAGAGGGCAGTTCAGCATGTCTGGGCTCCGAACTGCTCTGGGACATCCCGCGCCTCTGCGTTTACTCGAGATGAGGCTTAGGGTGATTAAGCTCACAACTTGAAAGTACTGCAGTCAGATGGTTGTGTGGGATGAACCCAAGTGTAAGCAACTCTGTCCTTATCCTTGTCTGAGCCTGTATCTCCTGTTTTGGCAAGATGTGGAGGCAGAGCGAGcccagggcagcacaaggagtTGAAAGGGGATAAACCGTGTCTCTGCTGTAGGCGTGAAGCAGTGGGCTGGGATATTCTGTATATCAAGGCGCATGCGCTGCAGTGCGGAAGGCAGTGAGCAGAGGCCACCTGATGTCCCAGCCCGCTGAACTTTTGAAGCAAAATACCCTTAGGACCCATGTTCCTGGCTGGAGGTAGCAGCACGTCCTGCTggcaggctgagcagcaggagTTTAGCACCCCACGAGGGATGACCTGCCTTTGTCGTGGTCCTGCCGCCCTGCTCGGTAGGGAGGGACGATCCCATCCCGCTTGCTGGCCCCACGCACCAAAGTGTCTGCCAGACTCTCCCGAGCCTCTCCCAGAGGGCAGCACCCGTaactgctgcctgcctgcctgctcgGGAGCAACAGAGCGACTTCGGCAGCCAGCTGGAGGTGAACGTGTGCCCTCCTGTGGCCGGCTGCTGGGAAATCCCATCCAAGCCGACTTCCCAAGGCAGATTCACGTGGTTACACTGGGCTACGAGGACACTGGGAAGCTTGTTCTGGCTAGATGGGATCCCGCTGCTGCAAGCACCCTGCAGAGAGGCAGCTTGTGGCTGCTGCTCACCAAGTAGGTCCCAAGCGAGACTGTCCTACCTTCCCTTCAGGCTGCCCGGGGGAAAACCAGGCGTGGGGCAGCAGCACGAGCCAGCCCAGCACGCTGTGCAGAGCGGAGGGGTAGCAGCGTCTGAGCCCAGTGTTGACACTAAAGCTGGCCTCCTGCAAAGCCTGGCCTCCAAAGGCAGAGCCTACCGGAGCCTTTATTCCCACACCTACCCTGACTAATCTGCTGTCTGTTCAGGGCTCCCATGCAGTCACTATTAGCTCTTCTCCTCTTATAAGCAAAAACTGCACAGTGTAAGGAATGAGTGCAGGAAGAAGGCAACCCTTGAAGTCTCTTGGACCTTGACCGTCCGGTCTTTTCTCCCACCAGTGTTCAGCCTACAGGACCTGTGCTGCCGAGCCATAGTTTCCTGCACCCCGGTGCACCTCATCGACAAGCTGCCGCTGCCCGTCACCATCAAGAGTCACCTGAAATCCTTCTCGATGGCCAACGGGATGAATGCGGTGATGATGCACGGCCGGTCGTACTCCTTGGCCAGCAGCGGCggtgggagcagcagcaaaggcaacAGCTTGAAGAGATCCAAGTCGATTCGGCCGCCCCAGAGCCCCCCACAGAACTGCTCGCGCAACAACTGCAAGATCTCTTAGCAGGATGGAGGCGCCGTGAGCTTCGAACGTGTCCGCACCCACCCACCGATGTACAGATGTTTGCACACTTCACCCTTTTCGACTGGATCCTTTCGGAGGGGCCTCGGCTGCTTTTCTGACGGCGCATGCAAGCGTTGGGAATGTGCTCACGTTTGGCTTCGCATGTGAAGCGTGGTGCCGGCCGGGGGGGAGAGGACTCTGCCAAGTGACCCTCCAAGAATGCTTTGGGCTTTGCCTCTCGGCCTGGGGTGGAAAATTCAGCAGCTGCCgggttggggaggggggaaggggaaaaagctCATCCAGTTTCGATGGAGAAATGGATTTAATGGCAGATTGAGAGGCTTAAGGGAGTAGGCAAGGAGAGTCTGTGCTGCAACTTTAACTCTTGGACTCCTGAACAGATTGCTGGTGCAATAGTGGTTGTTGGATGTAGTAAAGAAAATAGGGACAGGGGACTAGTGGCCGATTTCACCAGGATGTTAACCTGCTgttgccaaaaagaaaagaaaaaaggcaggagTTGGCCAATTGGAAAGCTGAAGGAAGCAGTCTGCTTGCCTTCTTCgtttatttatgtaaatattatacatatatatatatatatcacctgttttttaaggttttttttaagaagcagtCAGGGAAAATTTTATGCAGCCATGTAAATAAAAGCACGGGATTAACTTTACCAGTGTcagcaaaaggggaaaaatggaggattttaagatgaaaatataCAAATGCTTTAAGAGACTTTCAATCGCTGCCAGGATTTATGCTGGGTTTTTTAAATACTACATatgcagaaggaaagaacaatTGGTGTGTTACATACCCCAAGCTGCTTTACTCTGATCATTCCCTAAAACTTGAGTGCCGAAGGCAGGGTGGGATTTAGAATCGATTcgggggcagagcagaggccCGGggctggattttgttttcagcgAGCAGGACGAAGGCAGCTCTGAGGTTTGAACCCACCCAGGCGACTGACTGACCAGTGCCTCAATCAGGCGCGCGTTAGAAGATGCGAAGAGATCAGGGGCTGAGGAGCGGAGGGGGGAAGCACCGAGCCTAAAGCAGCGGGAAGGTGCCGACCTTGTCCTGTATTGGGAGCAATGCAGCAGAGTCCTGCCTCCGCGACGCGGTGCGCTGCGTGCACCTCCGGGATCCTCGCATTGCCACCCCGTGAGACTGGCCCTGAATCCTGGcttttttgctctgctttcccaAAGATGTCCTGCCTGAGCTCATGCTGCTGTGGCTCCTCCTGGATGAAAGCGGGAAGGGGCAGAAGCAGCTCTTCCCGCTGGAGCGTGAAGGAGCAGAAGTGGGGCTGTGGCTGGGTGTGGAAGCTGGACGCAGTTTGCGCAGCAGACAGCAGTCACCGGCCTCCACGTCCCGCCGTGGTGAGCGTGCTCGGCTCGTGGCTGCGGCAGGAGATCAGGAAAGCCAACTGCTTTGCCCTGTGGGACTGCTCCTGGGTTTTAGAGGACGTGCAGGCTCAGTGGCAAGAGCTTGAGATACGCGCGTGGTGCGGGAGAAGATCTGTCAAAGCAAAGGCATGTGCGTCCCTGGCTTAGTCCCTTGGCAGTGTATTGATTTGTAATGGAAATTCACCTGGAAACTTAAAAATCATGCCTAGACCTTACTGCAGAAGATGAGCAGGGCCTGGCAGCGGTACTGAGCTGTGCTGATGGATTCCTACAGCCAGCCAGGACGTGTGGATTGTGAGCACCGTGGCAGAAAGTGAACTGCTCTTCGTCTCTGCGGAGGAGAGCAGCGGTGCAGTGCTGCCATCTTCCTCCTGTTGTCAGCAACTCCTCGAGGCCTGGGtgtgctcctctcctcccagagCTCCCCGTCGCGTTGCACGGGCAGGATGAAGCCGCAGCAGTTTCTGCAAGGCTGACGACCCCCTTGGTGCAAGCAGCAGGCGGGTGggcagcccctctgcagggcGCTTCTGCGCTGGGCCATGAAGGAGCCTTCCCCCTCCCCGCTCTGCGGAACAAAACCCAGCGCAGGGGTGGGTTTCTTGGCTTGTCCCTGGTGTGCTTTATTGCCCAGCTCAAATGAGCAGGGAGAGAATTAAACCCCGGACAGAGGGGGGAGAAGAATCCTTTGTAGTGGTGATTTGGCTCAGGAGCAAAGCTGCAGCTGATTTCGGCACGGAGTCCGGGGGATTTCTAGAACCTGTCTGGGATGGCTGGCACCTGTTTCCCATCACTTAACACACAGCAGAAGACAATCGCTGGCTCAGCAGCCCGGCGGGCTGGGGATATACGGCCAACAGGTGATGCAccccagtgctgcagaaggcagcttCTCCTGGAAAACATCTCCTGGGCAGCGCGGGGCCAGGCTGCAGGCGGCCTCTcgcctctgcagcagccaggcaccGGCACATGAGGTGGAGAGGCACGAAGGTTTCCTTCACAAAGTCACAAAGCTGCTGCATGTGTAGAAAAACTTTACGTACCtctgcttggttttgctttgataCGTGCGGCACCTCCTGCGCCTTTTGcccaaagctgattttttttcatcctgtaaAGTTCAAGAGATCCTGTCTGGAGGGAGAACGAAAGATTCACCCGGAATGTTTGctcagcaatttattttattttattttttaatttaaaaggaaaagaggttCTTGCATCTGATGTCAACACTAGTCTTTAGCTGCTCTCCAACACTTGTACCATTCCTGagggttgtgttttgttttttttcttggactgtcctttttatttttttattcctttgtacAGTCAATGTTGTTCAACTGATTAtacatggttttgttttatataaattaaagccttttttgttttgaactgcCAACCAGGAGGTGGAGGAGTTGtatcaggtttttttttgggggggggtggggggaggttGGGAagagctgtaaagaaaaaaagtgatggtTTTGCCCAAAGCTGGGCAAAAGCAGGCGTGCTTGTGATGCCGGTGTGTATTGTCACTTCCATGTCATCCAGCGCCAAGAGCTGATATTAATCTCAGATTTCCTTTGGGGAGGGTGGGAATCTTAAAGTCACGATGCTGGTTCTGGTGTTTTACCCTGTTCCATACATGCAAAAGCTAAAATTGTTCTCATCAAAGGCTGTATTGTCACATAATTGCTGAGTCTGGGTAGCTTTAAGAAAGCAGAGCCTAGCCTGGCACAGGGTGAGTGCTGTAGGTGGCTGTAGGAAGGCACCTTCCCCATGGTGCAGGTGGGTTTGTGCAGCGATCCCATGGACgtgggagctgggtgctggagtCCAGAGCCAGCAGCTTGCTCCGGGGCTGGAAGGAAACTTCTCGCCCCATCctcttctgctcccagcccacctCCCCTTGacctccctcttcccctgcctGCTCACTTCCCGAGGATCAGATTTTCCACTTCGTACCAGACTGGCCACGCTTGTTTTAACAGCTTAAGTAATTATTGCTGGGGATGGGAGGGAGTAAGGGGGGAAATCAGATAGCGTCTGCAGCCTGGAAAACCCTTAACTAAGGTAAAAGCTTGGCCAGGGAAGAGTCACGGAGCCCTTTTTGTTCTCCGGGTGGCTTCTGGCAGCGACTGCTCCTCATCAGCACGGTCTGGGTGGGTGGCTTCAGGTGGGGGAACCggcagcaggagccagctctgctgcagcggCCCCTCTGCGGGGGGAGCAGGGCAAGAAGATGCCGTCCGCAGCATGCCGTGGCTCTGGTCCGTCCTGCTGTGCCCCCCTGGGTTGTTCCATGGGGGATGTGAGGAGGAGGCAGTGCTCGCCTGCCTGCACCCCGGCTGCTCGGTGCTGGGGGGGCGGTGGCTGCattgctggagcaggagctgccatcCTCGCTGCGGCACGGGACGTGCTGCTCCTCTCggctggggctgctgagcaAAAACCACCATTGATGTCTGTGACCTTGGAAATGACCTCCAAAAATCCCCGCTTTGGTGCATGATGCGTGTCGGAGgagtggctggggctgggagcagaactGGGCACGGTAATACAGTCATGGAAACATCAGGattggaaaagccctccaagatcatgtggtccaaccacccccctaccaccactgtcacccactaaaccacatccctaagcaccacgtccaaccttttcttgaacacccccagggacggtgactccaccacctccctgggcaacccgtcccaatgcctgactgctctgagcagaaatgtctcctcatttccagcctgaacctcccccggcacaacttgaggccattccttctagtcctatcggtagttatctgtgagaagaggccgaccccagCTCCGCAccacctcctttcaggtagctgtagagcaataaggtctgccctgagcctcctctttcccagactaaacacccccagttccctcagctgctcctcacaggactttGGCACCTTGGCGTGCAGAGACAGGGAGTTTTGAAGATGAAGTTACAATTACTGAAAGCCTTTAGATGATGAAGGTTTATCACGTGCTTGTTCCAGGGGGCAGGAGGATTGCTTTGACAACCCTGTCCtgaagcaccagcagcagcaccaccgcCGGGGGAGGCGAGGGCTGGAGGTGCCCGCCCCGGaggagcacggggctgggggggagctggCTGGCACcgaggctgcagggcagggaacTCATCTTCCCACTTTGTGCTTCAGGGCCTTGTGTTAAACACCCTCGGGGACAGTTCCACACGGGTATCTGGGACGCGAGGAGAGCACGGCGCAGCGAGCAGGCCTCTCCGCCCCCACCCCAGGCCTTTGTCCTGGCCTCGCTGCTTTGATCTCGGTGACAGGGGGATGAGGCACCTCAGGCTGCCGGGTGCCTCAGTGTGACCCACGGATGCTCCCCCTGCTCCCGAGCTGGGTACGGTGCAGGAGCTGACCCAAGCCTCAGCACCCGGATCTTCGCAGTGCTATAACCACACGGGGACAAAAGCTGGCTTCTGGATTTCCTcgtcctccctgcagcagcaccctccAAAGGACCTGGGGCACCCTCAGCAGGGCCCAAAGCAACCGAGAGCCCCCGGGCTGCTCTCGAGCCCCGTCACCAGGTGGTGGCAATGCCCACGTGTCTGCATCTCGGCTGGagtgaggggggggggggtttggggatggggggggtcTCCACACAGAACCCCGTGGCTGCGTGCAAGGAGGTGCAGGGGGCtccaggctgctgtgctgcctcttGGGCTGCTCTGATGCAATTCTCTGTTTGCAAAATCTCTCGCCAGCCTCCCCACTGGTGTCCCAGGGCAGCACAACCTCCCCTGAATGCCCCAGGCCAGCTCAGCCAAGGGGTTATCTGCCCCTGGCCAGATCCTGACCCCTCCACACCACCaagcgggggctgcagggagggagctgctgcagcgGGGCCATGCGGGGCGAACccagcctggggcag
Coding sequences within:
- the RAB40C gene encoding LOW QUALITY PROTEIN: ras-related protein Rab-40C (The sequence of the model RefSeq protein was modified relative to this genomic sequence to represent the inferred CDS: deleted 1 base in 1 codon): MGTQGSPVKSYDYLLKFLLVGDSDVGKGEILESLQDGASESPYAYSNGIDYKTTTILLDGRRVKLELWDTSGQGRFCTIFRSYSRGAQGILLVYDITNRWSFDGIDRWIKEIDEHAPGVPRILVGNRLHLAFKRQVPTEQARAYAEKNCMTFFEVSPLCNFNVIESFTELSRIVLMRHGMEKIWRPNRVFSLQDLCCRAIVSCTPVHLIDKLPLPVTIKSHLKSFSMANGMNAVMMHGRSYSLASSGGGSSSKGNSLKRSKSIRPPQSPPQNCSRNNCKIS